The Pogona vitticeps strain Pit_001003342236 chromosome 7, PviZW2.1, whole genome shotgun sequence genome segment GCGAGGGGTGGTCGGGCTTCCTCCCAACCTAAGAACTGCTTTCAACTCTTCCCGGGAGGTGATACGAGAGGAGGTCAGGACGGTAATGGCTAACCTGACTTAAACAGGACAAAGGGGTGAAGCTTGGAAAAGATTTCAACCTCTTAGGAAGCCACAAAAACCAAGTTTTCCACCCTGGGATACTGTTGAATCTTAACACTCATCCTGTAATCCCAGAATCTCTGGAGTGCCTGATCTCCTCTGTACTTCATTCCTGGCCGTCTGAGGCTCACCTCTCATCAACCCTGGGCGCTCCACTTGCTCCTCAAAGAGTGACCCTCCTGCTCTCCCCATCCCACCACGGTGGAAGAGGGCACAGCAACCTGCTGGCCGAGGCACCTACCCATCGGAGTGTGAAGGACATGGCCGTCTTGCCGCCCATGCTGTGCCCGACCAAGATGCACCTGTTGAGATGCAGCTGGTGCAGGAGGAGGTGGACGTCAGCGCTCATGGCTTCGTAGGTCATGAGTGGACTGTGGGGGCTGTCGCCATGGTTACGGGCGTCTACCGTCAGCACCTAACTGGGCGGGAGAAGGAGAGCAAGTGGACAGTTGGTACAGAGGAGGCCCCAGAGACTCTGGAGCAGACGAAGGGACTCCAATATCCACTCCCTCTGACCATTGACCAGCAGGTAATTGGGGTCCATCAATGTGTAgttcctggggaattctgggagttatcgtCCAAACACAGAGCGTCTAGCTTCCTAGCCTAAGGACCCATCCGCTTCTCCCCGCAGGTGGCCAGTACTTTTACTCCAGCACTTTGAAAATACAATGACTGCCACATATCGTTTAAGGATGCTTCCTTCCCTGGGTAAGGTCACACACAAACCCCTTCTCCACATCATATTTGCAGCTAGGGCCACCGAACATCAAACCTGACAGTTTAGGAAACAGAACATTGAAGAGTTCTGGGTTTGAGTCCCGACTCAATAGGCCTGGCTAGACGGCGTGAGCCGAGGCCCAATCATACCAAGGTTGACCTGCCAAGTAAGAAGCCTCTGCAGAGCTTTTATTTAAACaaagaagtggtccccaaccttgggcctccagatgttcttggacttcaactcccagaaatcctggccagcagaggcggtggtgaaggcttctgggagttgtagtccaagaacaaccggaggcccaagtttgggaccACTAGTGTAGAAGGATGAGAGGGAAAACTACAAAGCCCTGGTCTTGTGGAAGGGATGCTTCAAAACCATCCGGAGAGCTTGGGTTTTCCCAGGAGTGTGAGCGATCACCCCAAACCACCAGGCACTCATCCAGTCAAGAATTCTCATGATGTAGAACTAGTTTTCCATCCCTCTTCAATCTAACACCTGCACTTGCCCCAAATAACAGTTCAACAACACCTCCTGTTCCATCGCTCCCTTGCCAAACATTTCCTCTCTCtcattgtcacacacacacaccctatccTCTCCATACCATTTTGCTTCTTGCTACTTGAGGAAGCTCTAAAGGGGAGAATCTGTGAAAGATTCAAGGGCTCTTTGGCAGGTGTGGAATTTATAGCTGCAGAAGGACACACACCAGTCTGTGATTTTCCCCCAGGGCCGTTAATGCTGAAAAACCTCTCAGAATTGCTTGCTCATTTAGACAGCGTTTCTTCCCTTGAGACAGAAACTCAGCTAAAAgtttcttctgccccttcatcTCATGAAGGTGTGTCCAACAGTGAATACCTAAATcagcagcatctgctgcctgCTTTTGCCCACCTTGCGCCCGGTCTGAAGCACCAGCTTTTTAGCCAAGGAGGTGAAGTTGGCTTTACTTCCAAAGAGGCCGTGCAGAAAAACGAGTGGAGGCTGGGTGGAGGGTCCATCAAACACAGCATAGGAGAGTGGCCCTGGtctgcaagcagaaaagagggtcTAAGAAAAGGTATGCCAAGGAAGGGGCACAAGGACAGAAGGAAGCATGGAAAAAGCCCTGGACTCTGAAAAAGGCCCATTAAAATCAAATGAGAACAATTTTGTCATCTCAAACCTGCTATTTTTCTTGCtgattaataataatacagcGACAATACAAATTgtaatacaaatactgtataccgTGAAGTGCTGAAGGATAATGAGTGCGAAGTGCTGGAAAGTAACAAAATAACTATATGAAAATAAACAGACCACCCCGAATTGATTTATTGTATCTCTTTGTTTATCAACCCCTCTAAGTGCTGACACTGCATTTCCAAGCAAAGAAATGGCTCGGTTGGTTCCAGATTCTGAACCGCTTCCTGTGCTTTTTAGACAGTGATCTTGACTTATGGGGTTAGATTTTACACCTTTCCAAAACTTCCGAGAAAAACAAAGGAAGCCGCTTTAAAACCTGTGGGCAGGGCTGGGAGGCTTCTCAGGCATTATTAGAATAAAGCCTCCAAAACTGTCCTCAGCCCCAGCTTCCAACAGCTGCCTGCATCTCTCTCCTCTTAGTAGCATCGCCTTGATCTTTCCTCTGCAACCTTGTACTTAAAGatgctttccccccttcccttcttctaggggagCGGTGTGGAGATGATTTATTTGGTGCCATTTGTTAAGGTGGTGAGAATGATTATTTGTAGGCCGCCTTCCCCTGGGTTGGCGGGGAGGAGGACTCCAGCCATAAAAGGTCTGGCTCTTCCCCCTGGAGGACCAcgtggggaacccccccccctttgaaagaGGAACAGACCTCTGCGGCCGCTCTACCCTTTCCCCTATGGTGCGCAACATCCGGGCATTGGAAGGCTACGGGCCGACGCCAGCTCGCCCCTCCGCGGAGAATTCTGGGAAAGGAACGCCCgcctcccctcttcctcttcctaacCGCCCCCCCCTCAGGCGCTTACAGGCTGGCGGCGAGGCCCGTCCTCTCCCGGCCTCTTCGGAGCGCCTGGCCCCGAGCCCGCAGCCACTGAGGGGGGAAGCCGGGGAGGCCGAGGGCGCGGAGCATGGCTGGGCTGGGGAAGCGGTCACCAAGGCGACGGAGCCGGCAGGGACGTTGAAGGGGAGCCGGTGGCGTGGTTCGCCTGGCGACCGAGACCCGCTTCCGGTGGCGTTGCCCCGCCTTTTCCGGCAGCGCTGGAGGTGCCATTTACACAGGCCCGTCTTTCATGAACGGGAGGGGCGGCTTTACACGCATGCGCCGCTCGGGGGCGCCAGAGAGCTTCGCGTGGAAGGAAGGCGCGCCTGGCAAGCTTCTGGGCGACACAGGGGCTCTCGTCTGGAAGGAAGCGCTCTGTGTGGCCCTGAAGCCTACCATGCACTCCTTGGTCCTAGATGGGAGCCTCTCTCTTGTCGCCCTAGGATTGAACTGGGAGTGGGGGCTGGATTCAGTTCCtgccaataattttttttttacaaagatagtcttctgtttcctttttaaataaactcCTTGGTTTGTTCTGTTGTGTTCTCTCTTTTCTGACCAAAAAGCTGCCAAAGTGCAGAGTCTGAAACGAAAACCAattaaaaaaccaataaaaccccCCACTAATAGCACAAGAAGACACAAATATGATTGCATGTTGACTATAGTAACAGGCAGTTGGAAAGCAAATATTAATTAACAGATGATGTAAAATATCTTCAGAACCCGCCCTACCccacctcctctttcttctcttcctccccatctTTGTCCAGGCCTGgcgtctgttttctgtctcctgaggagTTTTTACAACAGAGTCCTAAATCAACACAAGCCATACATTACTGCATGCAAACATAACACACGTCCAAGAGACATTGAATAGTTAGTACGAAACTTGTATTTCATtgaacatttcattctgtttgcatatgtctgatgaagtggacgtgtccatgaaagcccacattaaaatataataattaacaAACACCCATTTGAAGCTTGGCAAGAAAAGACACAGGAAGCACCCAACGGATAAGACCGCTCCAGCTCAGCTGTCACCCCAAATGAATAAATGGAGCCACCAccgaaaagcccccccccctttcttgtaAATCCTTGGATCCGCAGAAAAAGAGAGTAAGATTTATGATCTGCTAGAAAGAGCAATAAAGGAACAGATAAATAatgccttcattctttctttattcatatcagagtgttatacaattaaactataaaagataaataaaattcaaacaaatttaaaatgttaaaacaattagactaccctgtttccccaaaaataagacctaacctgaaaataagtcctagtatgatttttcaggatgctcataatataagcctgacccccaaaataagccccagtgaagtgaaaccctatcctccacccttgtgcaacatccagaagaaggtgacatgactgtaaaataaaacatcccttaaaaataagccctaatgcatttttgagcaaaaattaatagaagaccctgtcttattttcagggaaacactgcATTTTTGACCAGAAATGGGCTACCTTGACAGTATTGCCTCTGCCATTTGTTAGATCGTCCTCTGTACGCCACGTGGGGCCTAAATTGTGTGCCTGTAAGTGCTGCGTTGATTGAATTTCCCCGCACAGAACATTTCTCCTGTAACCAAATAGCCCCAGGTTTTGCCTTTTTTGAACAGCATGCAGCTTGGCTCACTTCCTTAAGACACCTGCAGCGCCAAAACATCCAGCCCACCGGCGTGGCCGAGGATAAGCAAGATCCctgatctgtgtgtgtgtgggggggtagttAAGCGACAGCCCTGCCTTGTGGAGGGAAAGGGGGTCCAGAGGGCTCCCTCTTCCAGAGCAGCAGCTTCCCCCCTCTCCTGCAAGTGGGGAATCTTCAGACCCCGTCCCCCTGCGTGGAAGGAAGGGCAATGATCTGAGCTGTCGGCTAAAGCCCCTAGCAAGCCAAAAGCCTTTGCCCCACTGGCCAAAGGGAGAGAAGCCCTCTGTGGGGCAGAGGCCGGGGTGCCTGGTGGGACTGGGTGGGTGCAGGATCTGGCTTCGCTGGTCCTTTCTTTTCTCTGGCTGAACCCAGGTGCCTTCCTCCTGCCTTCCGGGAGGAGAGGGGCCCGGCCGTGCCCCAGCAATCAAAGCCGAGCCTTGGTGGAATCACTGGGGCGTTCTACCCTGGATCGCCCGGGAAGAGTTAACCTGCagcccagtgtgtgtgtgtgtgcaggtcgGCCCCGGGCCAGGTATCCTGCACCTGTCCGCCCAGTATCGGTCACGTGCTCCGGGGTGTGGTGGACGCACAAACCCATCCTTTGTTCCGAGCTGAGCTCGATAGAGAGCAGGCCTTCTCTGTCCTCCTGGGGATGGCGTTCCAGGCGTTGGGGTTCATGAGGCTGCACATATACGCACACCCCTGGAGCCCTCTCCCCTGCCCACCCCCTGTGGCTGGCAAAGATGCCCCTCGGAAGGCGCCCCGGCTGGAACTGCAGAGATACTGCCCGGTGCTCTTTCCCCGTGGTCGGGGAGACTCTGATGCAAAAGAACCTTCTTTCTAAAAAGAAAGCCACAAAGCGGGCATGCATTGGCTCCTAGCGAGACCGGCCGGAGGAGAAAGTCACACAGCCTCTGAGCATGCGCAAGGTGCAGTTTTTCCACCCTGCTTGCAGGCGGCAGAACATCAGGGAGGCCAAGAATGCTGAAAAAGGTCTGGGCAAGGCCGTTTCACGAGCCTTTTTTTAGGAAAGGGAAGGCGTGAAGTTTTGGGGCCGTTGGCAAGGACTGCGAAAAACGAAACCCTCTTCTTGTTTTCCAGAGGTGTAGTTTTGGAAGGATTTTGCCCCGACTTCCATTCAAATGACTGAGTCATTGTAAGCTCAtttctgcacacacaccccaaaagagaACGCATCTAGGGAGCGACCCTAACACAATGTTGCCCACTGTCCCTTGATGCCCCTCGGGCACCCTTTCTCTGCCCCATCATCCCATTCTCCTTTACCCCACTGTTTTGCCAAAAGAATGGCACAGCCACCTATTTGTGACTGTTGTTCTGTGCCACCAAGtcccttctgacttatggtgaagcGAGCGCTCTCCAGACTGTCCTCTTGCAAACTCAgaagttgtggcttcctttagggagccagtccatctcacgtccggtctgcctcttttcctgctgccttccctctTTCTATTTTGAGGAAGGCGGTTTTGAACATTCCTGGCTTTCCCTGATTCTTCCACACATCTCTGGACTCCCAATACCCATCATCCTGGAGACTGCCATAGCTCAACACATCCGGAGGCCCGGGTGCCAGGGAACGCTCCGGTTCAAGCCAGCCCCAAAGGAACGGTTGCTGTGCCCGTCCTTGGGATTTTTATGGggtttttattgctgctgctAAATGGGTCGAAGTGGGAACTGAACGTTTTACGAGGTGGGCGGGTGTTTGTCCATCTGTCGCTGCCTGTTTGTTCTGAGAATAAAAGCGGCTTCTTCTGGGTAGAACCAGAAGGCGCTCTCAGCCGCCCAACTTTTTACCCCTCCCGGAATTCTTGTGAGCTCACAAAATGTTTTATTCCTCAAAGGTAAGGAGGCAAAGCGCTTAAAAAAGCCAAGGCATCACACACATCAGTGTTACACCCGTGACAGCGCCCTGTCTTCATCCCCGGGCTGCTGCCTCCAGCATCAGTGGCCCTCGGCAACCATCTCGCTCTGCCTAATAGCCCTGTGTGAACCCTGAATGTTGCACTCTTGCCTGTGGTATCCACTATATTAAGATCTACGCCGTTGCTCATAACAAAACCGCGCCTCGTTAAAAAGAAATATGGAAAATCTAGCATTTCAAGCCACCGGAACAGCTGGCGATCGCAATACGTTTCCTCGAAAATATTCAGATTTTCTGCAGTAATTGGTGGGCAGGGGGCAGGGGAAGATGGATGCGGATACTGGAAAAGATGGGAAGGTTTCAAAAAGGTGGTGGGGCTGTGCAGCTAGAAAATCAGGAGCGAAGGAGCCATAGGCATTGCTACCGAGCACTCTGCACAGGAGGAGTTGCGGATTTGTGCTTTCATCGGAGTCCCTACCCTTTCCTCCCACGGAGGTGCCCCCTACCCACGGCCAGATCCTGCTCAAACTCTGCCTCCATGTGGCCTTCCTCCCcactctgttcccccccccccaattttgtgtGGTGCAGGGGAACCCAGCCAAGCCAGAGGGCGTGGGCGGTGGTGTGTCGGTCAGTGGGTTGTGCTCTCCGAACGAAGGACAGGCGAAAGTAAACAGAAGGCGCTTGTCTAATCCGCTCTCGGCTTGGCCCCGGCCGCTGCATCCTTGTCTGGGCTGAGACGGCATGGGTTTGAGCCACACTCTGCAGGAACAGCAACGCCCAGAGGAACCCCAGTCTGACATCCGGCTCTCTGCCGTGCCCAACGCTTGGGCGTCCTTCAGAACAATGTGGACACTTTTCATTTCTTCACTCGTTACCCTGCTTGGTTCTCCTTCTGCAAGCGGGCAAAGATCTTTCACTCCAGGCAAGCTTTCTTCCCTCAGTGACCGAGGGCTGCCTGAGTTGGAGGGGTTTTAACCGTACGGTTGTGCCTTACGGCTTCAAATCTGGTTTGGGTATTGCTCCTGTCTCCTGTTTTTTAATGGGGGATTTATTTGACCCCGTTCAGCATTTATCAGCTGATTGTGTTGAGCTTTTCAATGTTGCCTTTCAATGCTGTACTGCCGCCTTTGAGTCCTTTTTTTGAAGGAGGTGGGGTAAtgagattttaaacaaaacaaacaagctggCCCTTCCTGATCTTCTCTGTGCCCTCCCGCCGGCAATGAGCCAAAATGAGTGCAAAGGTTAGAAGCGCAGGGAACAATCCCCATCGCTTCGAGCTTGGATGGCAGGTGCCCAAGAGAGCAAAGGGCTGAGAGAGGGTTAGACGAACAGTGATTGGGAGTGAGCCACCAGCACTGGGATTGTATGTATTAATTTTCGAAGGTTTCGACTTCTATACCAATTCACAGTGCTTGCAGCACTCTCTCTGATCAGTTTACAACACAATTGTGCCAAAAACATCTccccctgccacccacccaaaCCTGGTTCTCATGACCTttagaaggctgagtcgaccttgagctatatgctgggattgaact includes the following:
- the ABHD11 gene encoding sn-1-specific diacylglycerol lipase ABHD11, whose amino-acid sequence is MAPPALPEKAGQRHRKRVSVARRTTPPAPLQRPCRLRRLGDRFPSPAMLRALGLPGFPPQWLRARGQALRRGRERTGLAASLPGPLSYAVFDGPSTQPPLVFLHGLFGSKANFTSLAKKLVLQTGRKVLTVDARNHGDSPHSPLMTYEAMSADVHLLLHQLHLNRCILVGHSMGGKTAMSFTLRWPELVEGLVCVDISPSETTGVTSFQHFVAALKAVEVPRGIPRSTARRLAEDQLRATIQEPAIRQFLLTNLVYTEDRFVWRVNLEAISRHLKDLMGFPDFRTSYQGPTLFLGGSNSGYISSDDYPEIERLFPQAEIQYIPDAGHWVHADQPQQFLAAVCSFLERPPL